A region from the Vicia villosa cultivar HV-30 ecotype Madison, WI linkage group LG3, Vvil1.0, whole genome shotgun sequence genome encodes:
- the LOC131662613 gene encoding putative disease resistance protein At3g14460, producing the protein MEAIQTELSNYVKVLLEKIVSVLSLDNCGYMMSSSVSLLKKMEKTLVDLHGVLYHPNNKLIPTQANNRLLRLLRHLVFHLASLLDKNDFLWYANHSRLSFSIAAIKSKTDTLKQILQLADHDESSIYGRDPDVEKLIHLLLSSSSDDDSKIRVISILGMGGIGKTALAKHLFNHPQVNAKFEFKLWANFSDDVDDSSVFENILESITSKTTINGVYPKLLLVLDGVWDARSVNWTLLMNILNAGVSGSRVIVTTRDERIAISMHTFLSVHYLRPLKVEDCWALLTEHAFGAHNYHQRYYLEEISASNKEMREKIGRKIAKKCDGLPLAAVEHGAILGISLDPDFWNYVLQSHARNTAYEVLASLKLSYNFLSDPLKQCFQYCSIFPKKSILEKKMVVHLWIAAGLLESSSTNQEKVGEEYFDELVSRSLIHRRSISDEEGNFGMHNFIHDLARDVSFLEISSSYCIDMDKHNLLDWMQNFSYNRGTYDSYDKFYMLYGVKGLKGLRTFLAFPLQEQLPLSLLSNKVLYDLLPKMKQLRMLSLSSYKSITKVPNSIGNLFYMKYLNLSQTNIERLPSEICELYHLQFLLLAGCKRLTELPEDMGKLISLRYLDVSNTALREMPVQLAKLENLHTLSDFVVGKQNGGLNIAELGKLPHLHGKLSISQLQNVNDLFEVDRANIKMKEQIDELALEWDLDSTFLDSQIQSVVLEKLRPSTNLKSLTIKGYGGINFPNWLGDSLFSNMVHLRISNCNDCLGLPSLGKLGNLKELVIEGMQSVETIGIEFYGSGDSSFQPFPSLESLHFENMQEWKEWDLIGDTATTFPNLKTLSLRKCPKLIAGNITEKFPFLTELELKECPLLVQSMPLSDHVFRQLMFPLNLLQQLTIDGIPSSMSFPTNGLPKTLKFLIISNCENLEFLPREYLSNYTSLEELKISYSCNSMTSFTLGALPVLKSLFIEGCNNLKSISIAEDVSLKSLSFLRSIKIWDCNELESFTLGGLATPNLLYIAMWKCEKLHSLPEAMNSLAGLREMEIDNLPNLQSLVIDELPSSLQKLSVGYVGGIMWNTEPSWEHLTCLSVLRINGDDTVNMLMGPLLPTSLVKLCICGLNDTSIDEKWHQHLTSLQNLEIINAPKLKSLPKKGFPSSLSVLSVTRCPLLEASLWKKRGKEWRKIAHIPSIVINEELIT; encoded by the coding sequence ATGGAGGCCATTCAGACAGAACTCTCAAATTATGTGAAGgtgttgttagaaaagattgtTTCTGTTCTAAGCTTGGACAACTGCGGGTACATGATGAGTAGCAGCGTTTCACTCTTGAAAAAGATGGAGAAAACACTGGTGGATCTTCACGGTGTTCTTTACCATCCTAACAACAAACTCATCCCCACTCAAGCTAACAACAGATTGCTGCGTTTGCTGAGACATCTTGTTTTTCATCTTGCCAGTTTGCTtgacaaaaatgattttttatggtATGCCAACCATTCTCGTTTATCTTTTTCCATTGCAGCGATTAAGTCTAAAACGGACACtttaaaacaaatattacaaCTTGCTGATCATGATGAATCTTCTATTTATGGAAGAGACCCTGATGTTGAGAAACTTATACATCTTTTGTTGTCTAGTAGTAGTGATGATGATAGTAAAATTAGAGTGATTTCCATTCTTGGTATGGGAGGGATTGGTAAAACAGCCCTTGCTAAACACCTTTTCAATCATCCTCAAGTTAACGCCAAATTTGAGTTCAAATTGTGGGCAAATTTCtcagatgatgttgatgattccaGTGTTTTTGAAAACATACTTGAATCTATTACTTCAAAAACAACCATTAATGGAGTTTACCCAAAACTTTTGCTGGTATTAGATGGTGTGTGGGATGCAAGATCTGTCAATTGGACATTGCTGATGAATATCTTAAATGCTGGGGTATCAGGAAGTAGGGTCATCGTCACAACACGAGATGAAAGAATTGCAATATCCATGCATACCTTTCTTTCTGTCCATTATCTCAGACCCTTGAAAGTTGAAGATTGTTGGGCTTTACTAACCGAACATGCATTTGGAGCACACAACTACCATCAACGATACTATCTAGAAGAGATTAGCGCATCTAACAAAGAAATGCGAGAAAAGATTGGCCGAAAAATTGCAAAAAAGTGTGATGGATTACCATTGGCTGCTGTAGAACATGGGGCTATTCTTGGCATCTCATTGGACCCAGATTTTTGGAATTATGTGCTACAAAGCCACGCTCGCAATACAGCTTATGAGGTGCTAGCTTCTCTCAAATTGAGCTACAATTTTCTCTCTGATCCTTTAAAACAGTGTTTTCAATATTGttcaatttttccaaaaaagtcCATCTTAGAAAAAAAGATGGTAGTTCATTTGTGGATTGCAGCAGGCTTACTAGAATCATCCTCCACAAATCAAGAAAAAGTTGGAGAAGAATACTTTGATGAGCTTGTGTCAAGGTCGTTGATACATCGGCGATCTATTAGTGACGAGGAAGGAAACTTTGGAATGCACAACTTCATCCATGATTTAGCCAGAGACGTTTCATTTCTAGAGATTTCATCTTCATACTGTATCGATATGGACAAACATAACCTACTTGATTGGATGCAGAATTTCTCATACAACAGAGGGACATATGATTCATATGACAAATTTTATATGTTATATGGAGTAAAAGGATTAAAAGGTCTGCGTACCTTTCTAGCATTCCCATTACAAGAACAATTGCCTCTTTCTTTGCTATCAAACAAGGTACTATATGACTTGCTGCCAAAAATGAAACAATTACGCATGTTGTCTCTGTCAAGCTACAAGAGTATTACCAAAGTTCCCAACTCTATTGGAAATTTGTTCTACATGAAGTACTTAAATCTTTCTCAGACTAATATTGAAAGGTTGCCTTCTGAAATATGCGAGCTTTACCATCTGCAGTTCTTGTTGTTGGCAGGCTGTAAAAGGCTCACTGAATTACCGGAGGACATGGGAAAATTGATTAGTTTGCGCTACCTTGACGTTAGTAACACCGCATTGAGGGAAATGCCCGTACAATTAGCCAAACTAGAAAATCTCCACACTTTGTCTGATTTTGTTGTCGGCAAACAAAATGGTGGATTGAATATTGCGGAGCTAGGAAAACTTCCCCACCTACATGGAAAACTTTCAATCTCACAGCTACAGAATGTTAATGACCTCTTTGAAGTAGATCGAGCCAATATAAAGATGAAAGAACAAATAGACGAGTTAGCTTTGGAATGGGATCTTGATAGTACTTTTTTAGATTCACAAATTCAAAGTGTTGTACTTGAAAAGTTGCGACCCTCAACAAATTTGAAAAGTCTCACCATCAAAGGCTATGGTGGAATCAACTTCCCCAATTGGTTAGGTGATTCTTTATTTAGCAACATGGTGCATTTAAGGATCTCGAATTGTAATGATTGTTTAGGGCTTCCATCCCTTGGAAAATTGGGTAATCTGAAAGAACTCGTTATTGAAGGGATGCAATCAGTGGAGACAATTGGTATTGAATTCTATGGAAGTGGTGATTCTTCATTTCAACCATTTCCCTCTTTGGAGAGTCTACACTTTGAGAATATGCAAGAGTGGAAGGAATGGGACTTGATTGGAGATACGGCTACAACGTTTCCTAATCTAAAAACTTTATCGCTAAGAAAGTGCCCGAAACTGATTGCTGGAAACATAACTGAAAAATTTCCTTTCTTAACTGAACTTGAGTTAAAAGAATGTCCTTTACTGGTACAATCAATGCCATTATCTGATCATGTATTCAGGCAACTGATGTtccctttgaatcttcttcaacagCTGACCATAGACGGCATTCCATCTTCAATGTCTTTTCCAACAAATGGTCTACCAAAAACCTTGAAATTTCTGATAATCAGTAACTGTGAAAATCTAGAGTTCCTTCCTCGTGAATACTTGTCCAATTACACATCGCTTGAAGAATTGAAAATATCTTATAGCTGCAATTCAATGACATCATTTACCTTGGGTGCTCTCCCTGTCCTCAAGAGTCTGTTTATTGAGGGTTGTAACAATCTGAAATCAATATCAATTGCAGAAGATGTGTCACTAAAGAGTCTCTCATTTCTTAGAAGCATCAAAATATGGGATTGTAATGAATTGGAGTCATTTACCCTAGGTGGATTGGCCACTCCAAATCTTCTCTATATTGCAATGTGGAAGTGTGAGAAGCTTCATTCACTACCAGAAGCAATGAACAGTCTAGCCGGCCTTCGAGAAATGGAAATTGATAATCTACCAAACCTTCAATCTTTAGTCATAGATGAGTTGCCTAGTAGTTTACAAAAACTGTCTGTTGGCTATGTTGGTGGGATTATGTGGAATACTGAGCCAAGTTGGGAACATCTCACTTGTCTTTCAGTGTTGCGAATTAACGGTGATGATACGGTGAACATGTTGATGGGGCCACTGCTACCTACATCGCTTGTGAAATTGTGCATTTGTGGTCTTAATGATACAAGCATTGATGAGAAGTGGCATCAGCATCTCACTTCTCTTCAAAACCTTGAGATTATTAACGCTCCCAAACTCAAGTCGTTGCCAAAGAAAGGATTTCCTTCCTCACTTTCAGTACTAAGTGTGACTCGCTGTCCATTACTAGAAGCAAGTTTGTGGAAAAAGCGGGGGAAAGAGTGGCGTAAGATTGCTCACATTCCCTCCATAGTTATTAATGAAGAATTGATCACATGA